The nucleotide sequence CCGCCTGTAACGTGTAGCTTTATGGTTGCTTTTATCTCTTTTGCCATGTTAAAGCCTTTCTACCTGCCAGTATTCGAGTTCGACTGGTGTGGCGCGGCCGAATATTGAAACCATTACCTTTATCTTGCCCTTGTCCGGGTTGACCTCTTCTATATTGCCGTTAAAATTTATAAATGGTCCTTCTATGACTTTGACGCTGTCGCCCTTTTCAAAGATCACCTTGGGCGTTGGCTTTTCTTTTCTTTCTTCAGTCTGCTTTATTATCTGGTTGACCTCGCTATCCAAGAGAGGCACAGGCCTTGTCTTGGTACCTATAAATCCTGTGACACCAGCCATGTTCCTGATTACATACCAGATGTCATCATCCAGATCCATTTCCACCAGCACATAGCCAGGGAAAAATTTCCTGAGGGATATCCTCTTTTTGCCGTCCTTTACCTCTGAAACCTGTTCCGTTGGTATAAGAACCTGAAAGACCTTCTCCTTTAATGCGCCTTCCTGTACCTTGGCCTCTATGCCAGTC is from Candidatus Gorgyraea atricola and encodes:
- the nusG gene encoding transcription termination/antitermination protein NusG, yielding MDHKWYVIHTLTGQEDKVKTGIEAKVQEGALKEKVFQVLIPTEQVSEVKDGKKRISLRKFFPGYVLVEMDLDDDIWYVIRNMAGVTGFIGTKTRPVPLLDSEVNQIIKQTEERKEKPTPKVIFEKGDSVKVIEGPFINFNGNIEEVNPDKGKIKVMVSIFGRATPVELEYWQVERL